One stretch of Tachysurus fulvidraco isolate hzauxx_2018 chromosome 12, HZAU_PFXX_2.0, whole genome shotgun sequence DNA includes these proteins:
- the ero1a gene encoding ERO1-like protein alpha, with protein sequence MRVLLFYIHFSVLVFPVSVSLGSSAAAHRCFCKVTGSLDDCTCDVETIDGFNNKKLFPQLQKLLSSDYFRFYKVNLNNPCPFWTDSGHCGLRDCAVKPCKPNEVPEGLKSSSFKYSLEANQQTKECEMAEKLGAVNSSLSDETRQALLDWNRHDDEADRFCMHDDEDSPDSQYVDLLLNPERYTGYKGPEAWQIWNSIYEENCFKPYTVKRPLNPLVSSSGDSEGRGFYKWLEGLCVEKRAFFRLVSGLHASINVHLSARYLLDDNWFARKWGPNVTEFQLRFDEELTKGEGPKRLRNLYFLYLIELRALAKVLPFFERPSVHLYTGEAEQDKQIKELLLELLHMAKSFPLHFDETTLFAGDKSEAAKLKDDFRQTFKNISRIMDCVGCFKCRLWGKLQTQGLGTALKILFSEKQIETLPQSSSDKPSFQLSRQEIVSLFNAFGRVSTSIRELENFRKLLSELKQ encoded by the exons ATGAGagtgttgttattttatatccACTTCAGTGTGCTTGTGTTTCCTGTCTCGGTCAGTCTGGGAAGCTCTGCTGCTGCACACAGGTGTTTCTGCAAA GTCACCGGTAGTCTGGATGACTGCACCTGCGATGTGGAAACAATCGATGGCTTCAACAACAAGAAGCTCTTCCCTCAACTACAGAAACTCCTTTCATCAGACTATTTCAGGTTCTATAAG GTGAATCTAAATAACCCGTGTCCGTTCTGGACGGATAGCGGACACTGTGGTCTCAGAGACTGTGCTGTTAAACCATGCAAACCT AACGAAGTACCCGAGGGGCTGAAATCCAGCAGCTTCAAG tATTCATTAGAGGCCAACCAGCAGACAAAGGAGTGTGAAATGGCAGAGAAGCTTGGCGCTGTTAATAGCTCTCTAAG TGATGAAACCCGGCAGGCTCTGCTCGACTGGAACCGGCACGATGACGAGGCCGACCGTTTTTGCATGCACGATG ACGAAGACTCTCCAGATTCCCAGTATGTCGATCTCCTCCTGAACCCCGAGCGCTATACTGGATATAAGGGTCCTGAGGCCTGGCAGATATGGAACAGTATATATGAAGAGAACTGTTTCAA GCCGTATACAGTCAAGCGACCGCTGAACCCTCTTGTGTCAAGCAGTG GAGACAGTGAAG GAAGGGGATTCTACAAGTGGCTGGAAG GTCTATGTGTGGAGAAAAGAGCTTTTTTCAGGCTCGTCTCAGGACTGCATGCGAGTATAAACGTGCACCTGAGTGCCCGGTACCTGCTGGATG ATAACTGGTTTGCAAGGAAATGGGGTCCGAACGTCACCGAGTTCCAGCTGAGATTTGATGAAGAACTGACCAAAGGAGAAGGACCCAAGCGTCTCAGGAACCTTTACTTCCTGTATCTGATTGAGCTCCGTGCCTTGGCTAAAGTCCTGCCTTTCTTTGAGCGTCCCTCTGTCCATCTGTACACAGGAGAGGCAGAACAAGACAAGCAGATTAAGGAGCTGCTCTTAGAGCTCCTCCATATGGCCAA GTCTTTCCCATTGCATTTTGACGAGACCACACTGTTTGCAGGTGATAAGTCTGAAGCAGCAAAACTAAAA GATGACTTCAGGCAGACTTTTAAGAACATCTCCAGGATCATGGACTGTGTAGGATGCTTCAAGTGCAGACTGTGGGGCAAACTGCAG ACCCAGGGTTTAGGTACAGCTCTAAAGATCCTGTTCTCGGAGAAACAAATTGAAACACTTCCTCAGTCCAGCAGCGACAAACCGTCCTTCCAGCTGAGTCGACAGGAGATCGTTTCCCTCTTCAATGCTTTCGGGAG agTCTCAACAAGTATTAGAGAACTGGAAAACTTTCGGAAACTCTTATCCGAGCTCAAGCAATGA